The Rhodospirillaceae bacterium genome has a window encoding:
- a CDS encoding sterol desaturase family protein yields MKIGFWSDREYHLDRMNLSQLAAAYFQYYAIAAYFAFAALTASYAAWAWANGLASFTGLAASVLATVLIYPLVWYVLHRWVLHSKWMWKSKLTAPVWKRIHYDHHSDPNNLKVLFGALYTTLPTVALATVPVGYALAGWPGAAAALCAGVLQTCFYEFIHCIQHLGYVPQWAWVKRMKKLHMAHHFHNENGNYGITNYMWDRILGTMYEKIKMRPRSATVFNLGYDEDVAKTYPYVAEMTDGWPHTANPVHRQREALEESDGSVDDGKLAPSA; encoded by the coding sequence GTGAAAATCGGATTCTGGTCGGATCGAGAGTACCACTTAGATCGCATGAACCTGAGTCAGCTCGCGGCAGCTTATTTTCAGTACTACGCCATTGCTGCGTATTTTGCGTTTGCCGCCTTAACCGCCAGCTACGCGGCTTGGGCCTGGGCGAATGGTCTGGCGTCATTCACGGGTCTGGCCGCTTCTGTTTTGGCAACCGTTCTGATCTATCCGCTGGTTTGGTACGTTCTGCATCGCTGGGTGCTACATTCTAAGTGGATGTGGAAAAGCAAACTCACCGCCCCGGTGTGGAAGCGCATCCATTACGATCACCATTCTGATCCCAATAACCTCAAAGTCCTGTTCGGGGCGTTGTACACCACCCTTCCTACTGTCGCGCTCGCCACCGTGCCGGTTGGCTATGCCCTGGCCGGCTGGCCCGGGGCCGCCGCTGCGTTATGTGCGGGCGTTCTGCAAACCTGTTTTTATGAATTCATCCACTGCATTCAGCATTTGGGCTATGTGCCCCAATGGGCCTGGGTTAAGCGCATGAAGAAGCTTCACATGGCGCATCACTTCCACAATGAAAACGGCAATTACGGCATCACCAATTACATGTGGGACCGTATTTTGGGCACCATGTACGAGAAAATCAAAATGCGTCCCAGGTCGGCCACCGTGTTCAATCTCGGCTACGACGAGGACGTCGCGAAGACTTACCCCTACGTTGCAGAGATGACCGACGGCTGGCCGCATACGGCAAACCCAGTGCATCGCCAGCGGGAAGCGCTTGAGGAGTCTGATGGGTCTGTCGACGATGGCAAGCTCGCCCCTTCGGCGTAG
- the lptF gene encoding LPS export ABC transporter permease LptF, which produces MFKALDIYLLRQIMPTLLVTLLIAAVILLLERMLRLLDIAVGNGVSTLVVFQMLFNLIPHYIGLALPAALFLGVLLAFRKLSSQSELDAIQSSGIGLSRFIRPAVILGLFMMIFNLILVGYLQPFSRYAYRALLFNVTSGVLESGIGEGVFMDLPNGYTLRVEQSRGAGRELYGVFAHQQKDDGTIVTLTAKRGRLVSGGPDNPTSLRLFQGNRSEWSPGASSANTVSFDAFDWPLNLDQLIRFRMRGGDERELTIDELLRGYVKNMSVDENGVRLVAANPEIYPEDRVPPAAAAAELHGRIVFSLSILFLPMLAAPLGIMTHRASKSFGLVIGLLTLVVYHKILEFSEAYATVGGVAPGPALWVPFAIFIAGTSYLFLKTEAVAGATPMQRMEDRWSGLIISIMRLFRRSRS; this is translated from the coding sequence ATGTTCAAAGCGCTCGACATTTATCTCCTACGGCAGATTATGCCAACCCTGCTTGTAACATTGCTGATCGCGGCGGTGATTCTGCTGCTCGAGCGCATGCTGCGGCTCTTGGATATTGCTGTTGGTAATGGCGTATCGACCCTGGTTGTTTTCCAGATGTTGTTTAACCTGATTCCCCATTACATCGGTTTGGCCTTGCCAGCGGCCCTGTTTTTGGGTGTGCTTCTCGCCTTTCGCAAGTTGTCGTCACAATCTGAACTGGATGCCATTCAATCCTCGGGGATTGGGTTGAGCCGTTTTATCCGCCCCGCCGTCATTCTTGGCCTGTTCATGATGATCTTTAATTTGATTCTGGTGGGGTATTTGCAGCCGTTCAGCCGTTACGCCTATCGCGCGCTTCTGTTCAATGTCACCAGCGGTGTGCTGGAATCCGGCATTGGCGAAGGCGTCTTTATGGACCTGCCCAATGGCTACACCTTACGTGTCGAACAATCCCGTGGCGCTGGGCGCGAGTTGTACGGTGTGTTTGCCCACCAGCAAAAAGACGATGGCACCATCGTTACGTTAACGGCCAAGCGGGGCCGGTTGGTGTCAGGCGGTCCAGATAACCCAACCAGCCTTAGATTGTTTCAGGGCAACCGGTCTGAGTGGTCTCCGGGGGCGAGTTCGGCCAATACCGTCAGCTTTGATGCCTTTGACTGGCCGCTCAACCTTGATCAACTGATACGCTTTCGCATGCGTGGAGGTGATGAACGCGAGTTAACAATTGACGAGTTGTTGCGTGGCTACGTCAAAAACATGTCGGTCGATGAAAATGGGGTGAGGCTTGTCGCGGCCAATCCGGAGATCTATCCGGAGGACCGTGTGCCGCCCGCTGCCGCTGCCGCTGAACTGCATGGCCGTATTGTCTTCTCGTTATCGATTTTATTTTTACCGATGCTGGCGGCCCCGCTTGGCATCATGACTCACCGTGCCAGTAAATCCTTTGGTCTGGTCATCGGCTTGTTGACGCTGGTGGTCTACCATAAGATTCTTGAGTTTAGCGAAGCCTATGCGACGGTGGGCGGCGTCGCGCCTGGGCCAGCGCTGTGGGTGCCCTTTGCCATATTTATTGCCGGCACATCCTATTTATTTCTCAAAACAGAAGCGGTCGCAGGGGCAACGCCCATGCAGCGAATGGAAGACCGGTGGTCTGGACTGATCATCAGTATCATGCGTCTGTTTCGTAGAAGCCGCAGCTAG
- the lptG gene encoding LPS export ABC transporter permease LptG, producing the protein MILSWYLTKAYLTRFFALLFGLVVFLQMLDLLANADAVLEGGGQPVSALGRYIILRVPSIIETVAPLAALLGGLTALVVLARNSEIIAMRAAGRSVLSLVGGLVAVGMILALVLFVFSDRVVVRFNAQLEDWKSTGYQPGGEIIDGSETWVIEGKTIIRVGHVLNNGSVLNDIRLFRQNETDAVTDIINIRLAIWEEQGWTFFGTARVGGDSVATPLPKPAWETKLTPDDFNKLANPPSELTFDELEHYVRELALGTRPEYYYDTWLQRKLAGPAVLALMPLLAAIAAFAHHRQGSAIMVIVYGISLGFVFIVTDNLLLAMGQFGALPPIVAAWLPLALFGTIGLWIVVNLENKGA; encoded by the coding sequence ATGATTCTTTCTTGGTATTTGACGAAAGCGTATTTGACGCGTTTCTTTGCCTTGCTGTTTGGCTTGGTCGTGTTCTTGCAAATGCTCGACCTGCTGGCCAACGCAGACGCGGTGCTGGAAGGTGGCGGGCAGCCGGTCAGCGCCCTTGGCCGCTATATCATCTTGCGCGTGCCGTCGATCATCGAAACAGTCGCGCCTTTGGCGGCGTTGCTGGGCGGGCTCACAGCCTTGGTTGTGCTGGCCCGCAACAGTGAAATTATTGCCATGCGGGCGGCTGGCCGGTCGGTGTTGAGTTTGGTCGGTGGTCTGGTCGCTGTTGGCATGATCTTGGCGCTTGTGTTGTTCGTGTTCTCCGACCGTGTGGTTGTGCGCTTTAACGCCCAACTTGAAGACTGGAAAAGCACCGGCTATCAACCCGGTGGCGAAATCATAGATGGCAGTGAAACCTGGGTGATTGAAGGAAAGACCATCATCCGCGTCGGGCATGTGTTGAATAACGGGTCTGTACTCAACGACATCAGGTTGTTTCGTCAAAATGAAACCGACGCCGTGACCGATATTATCAATATTCGCCTCGCCATATGGGAAGAACAGGGCTGGACTTTTTTTGGCACGGCGCGCGTTGGCGGGGATTCCGTTGCCACGCCTCTGCCTAAACCGGCTTGGGAGACCAAACTCACTCCGGATGATTTCAATAAATTGGCAAACCCGCCCAGTGAACTGACGTTTGATGAACTCGAACATTATGTGCGCGAGTTGGCGCTCGGAACGCGACCGGAATACTATTATGATACCTGGTTGCAGCGTAAATTGGCCGGTCCGGCTGTGCTCGCCTTGATGCCGCTTCTGGCCGCCATCGCCGCTTTTGCTCATCACCGCCAGGGCAGTGCGATCATGGTGATTGTCTATGGCATCTCACTTGGGTTTGTCTTTATCGTGACCGACAATCTCTTGTTGGCCATGGGTCAATTCGGGGCTTTGCCGCCCATTGTGGCGGCCTGGTTGCCTTTGGCGCTGTTTGGCACCATAGGCTTATGGATTGTGGTAAACTTAGAAAATAAAGGCGCATAA
- a CDS encoding dATP pyrophosphohydrolase has translation MTTPAITVRPVTSKADRETFIALPAAFLEDDPAWVPPLKMMVRDQLNPKKNPWFSHGEAQLFLAERNGAPIGRISAQVDRSHLERHGDDVGLFGFFDCVDEQPVADALFEAAGAWLKERGVKHIRGPFSLNINEESGLLIEGFESRPRMMMGHARPYYQTLVEGAGFAGVRDLLAYLTPMDPAVPLKHVKILQRSIDRNPGLSLRHLDPKNYDADIRILVDLFNAAWAENWGFVPMTEADAQHMAKELKPILIPELVWFAFYEGQPAAMAVALPDLNEMIADLGGNLWPTGWMKLARRILTRRSWSSGTRVPLMGVAPRFKQKSLGSVLALMVIGAIRTESLKLNLPVCEMSWILEDNTPTRHSIETIGGRVYKTYRVYEKAL, from the coding sequence ATGACGACGCCTGCCATCACTGTTCGCCCGGTTACCAGCAAAGCCGACCGTGAGACGTTTATCGCGCTCCCGGCGGCGTTTTTGGAAGACGACCCCGCATGGGTGCCCCCGCTCAAGATGATGGTGCGTGACCAGCTCAACCCCAAAAAAAATCCCTGGTTCAGTCACGGCGAGGCCCAGCTGTTTCTGGCCGAACGCAACGGCGCGCCCATTGGCCGCATCTCGGCACAGGTGGATCGCAGCCACCTGGAACGCCATGGCGATGACGTTGGTTTGTTTGGCTTCTTCGATTGCGTCGATGAACAGCCGGTGGCCGACGCCTTGTTCGAAGCCGCAGGCGCGTGGCTCAAAGAACGCGGTGTGAAACACATACGCGGGCCGTTCAGCCTCAACATTAACGAAGAGTCCGGCTTGCTGATCGAGGGCTTTGAGAGCCGCCCCCGCATGATGATGGGACACGCTAGGCCCTATTATCAAACTCTGGTCGAAGGTGCTGGTTTTGCGGGCGTGCGCGATTTGCTGGCCTATCTCACACCTATGGATCCAGCGGTGCCGCTGAAGCATGTGAAAATTTTGCAGCGCTCGATTGATCGCAATCCCGGTCTTTCGTTACGTCATCTTGACCCCAAAAATTACGACGCCGATATTCGTATTCTGGTCGATCTGTTCAATGCCGCCTGGGCCGAAAACTGGGGCTTTGTCCCCATGACGGAAGCCGACGCCCAGCACATGGCGAAAGAACTCAAGCCCATCTTGATTCCCGAATTGGTGTGGTTTGCCTTTTACGAAGGTCAACCGGCGGCCATGGCGGTCGCGCTGCCCGACCTGAACGAAATGATCGCCGACCTCGGGGGCAACCTGTGGCCAACCGGCTGGATGAAACTGGCCCGGCGCATTCTCACCCGGCGCAGCTGGTCGTCCGGCACACGGGTGCCGCTGATGGGCGTCGCGCCGCGCTTTAAACAAAAGTCTTTGGGTTCGGTTCTGGCGTTGATGGTCATTGGTGCTATTCGCACCGAATCGCTCAAGCTCAATCTCCCGGTCTGCGAAATGAGCTGGATCTTGGAAGACAACACCCCCACCCGCCATTCCATCGAAACCATTGGCGGACGGGTCTATAAAACCTACCGCGTCTACGAAAAAGCACTTTAG